From Musa acuminata AAA Group cultivar baxijiao chromosome BXJ3-8, Cavendish_Baxijiao_AAA, whole genome shotgun sequence, one genomic window encodes:
- the LOC103993474 gene encoding putative ABC transporter C family member 15 isoform X1: MSISSDLPIHLNGVPIVFYTSSCRPCRVASSFRLSLLLCFSAPFMSSSKPNPELEQSLLPQEDDCLSGDYFSIAGFWSRLTFRWLNPVFANGRAERLELRHIPGVPRSETAETSLCLLQESLRQQKLESASLPRAIIRAVWRSLALNAVFAGLNTLSSYLGPFLITNFVEFVSGKDSGHGRYYGYVLASLFFVAKTVESLTQRQWYFGARRIGIRVRAALMAAIYEKCLAIQHSGSSTGKLINFLDVDVERIGDFFWYVHGIWLLPVQVSLALLILHRNLGAPASFAALAATALVMVSNTPLANSQERLHSKIMEAKDARIKATAETLKCMRILKLHSWETAYLNKLLQLRDVERSWLRRYLYTCSAIAFLFWASPILVSVISFGVCILMGTPLTAGAVLSALATFRILQEPIYNLPELVAMITQTKVSIDRIHSLMKEEEQKQLSPSRSTQASDMAVEITPGVYSWEADSSLKKPTLKIENKIRIMRGEKVAVCGTVGSGKSSFLCSIMGEVPRSSGGRMTVLGATAYVPQSAWIQTGTVQENVLFGKAMDRRWYQEVVEACALDRDIGMWGDKDLTVVGERGMNLSGGQKQRIQLARAIYNNSDIYLLDDPFSAVDAHTGTHLFKECLMNLLSCKTVIYCTHQLEFLHAADLILVMRDGKVVQSGKYEELMEDTSGELVQQMAAYDQSLCQVNPSKEKDLSMSTRHRMKQKDLRELEHYDRIGISELSERSCEEERESGQVKWHVYHTFVTSAYKGALVPVLLLCQVLFQGLQMSSNYWIAWATEKEDRVSRENLIGVFILLSASSSVFVLGRAVLLTTIAIKTAQKLFLGMVTSITRAPMSFFDSTPSSRILNRSSTDQSIVDTDIPYRLAGLAFALVQLLCIIVLMSQVAWPVFILFIVTVAVSVWYQNYYVSSARELARMVGIRKAPILHHFSESLAGAITIRCFNQQRRFSKKNLSLIDDYSRITFHNSATMEWLSVRINFLFNLKFFAMLTILVSVPRNAIDPSLAGLAATYGLNLSVLQAWVIWNLCNVENKMISVERILRFSGIPSEAPLVIEDCRPEQGWPTSGTIELHNLHVRYGPALPMILKGVSCSFPGGKRVGVVGRTGSGKSTLIQSLFRVVEPSLGKIVIDGVDISRIGLHDLRSKLSIIPQDPTLFQGTVRTNLDPLQQHSDLEIWEALYKCQLGEVVKQDQRLLDAPVAEDGENWSVGQRQLVCLARVLLKRRRILVLDEATASVDTATDNFAQKTIREETGDCTVITVAHRIPTVIDSDLVLVLDEGTKTSLLGTHWILWVMLLVGAGKIVEFSSPQKLMRDESSAFSRLVMEFLGRSNSDHHDFLLE; encoded by the exons ATGTCCATCTCCTCCGATCTCCCTATCCATTTGAACGGAGTACCCATTGTCTTCTATACTTCCAGCTGCAGACCTTGTCGAGTTGCCTCTTCCTTTCGTCTATCTCTTCTCCTCTGCTTCAGCGCCCCTTTCATGAGTTCCTCCAAGCCTAATCCTGAACTGGAACAGTCTCTGCTGCCCCAAGAAGACGACTGCCTCAGTGGAGATTACTTCTCCATAGCTGGGTTCTGGAGCCGCCTCACCTTTCGGTGGTTGAATCCAGTCTTCGCAAACGGCCGAGCAGAGAGGCTCGAGCTCCGGCACATTCCCGGCGTTCCTCGATCCGAGACCGCCGAAACCTCCCTCTGCCTGCTGCAAGAATCGCTTCGCCAACAAAAGCTTGAATCAGCTTCGCTTCCCAGAGCCATTATTCGTGCTGTTTGGAGGTCATTAGCCTTGAATGCGGTGTTTGCAG GCCTCAACACCTTGTCTTCCTACCTCGGTCCTTTCCTGATCACCAACTTCGTGGAATTCGTCTCCGGGAAGGATTCCGGTCATGGACGCTACTACGGGTACGTACTGGCTTCTCTGTTCTTCGTCGCGAAGACGGTGGAGTCACTGACCCAACGTCAGTGGTACTTCGGTGCACGTCGAATTGGCATCCGAGTTCGAGCAGCTCTCATGGCTGCCATCTACGAGAAGTGTCTTGCGATCCAGCACTCAGGCAGCAGCACAGGCAAGCTCATCAACTTCCTCGACGTGGACGTGGAAAGAATCGGTGACTTCTTTTGGTACGTGCACGGCATTTGGCTGCTGCCGGTCCAAGTCTCCTTGGCTCTGCTCATCCTTCACAGAAACCTCGGCGCACCAGCCTCCTTCGCGGCGCTCGCCGCCACAGCCCTGGTGATGGTGAGCAACACACCGCTGGCGAACTCGCAAGAGCGGCTCCACTCCAAGATCATGGAAGCGAAGGACGCGAGGATCAAAGCCACCGCAGAGACGCTGAAATGCATGAGGATTCTGAAGCTTCATTCCTGGGAAACAGCCTACTTGAACAAGCTGCTCCAACTCAGAGACGTGGAGAGGAGCTGGCTCAGGAGATATCTCTACACATGCTCTGCCATCGCCTTCCTGTTCTGGGCATCCCCGATCTTGGTTTCAGTCATCTCCTTCGGCGTCTGCATCCTCATGGGCACGCCACTGACTGCCGGCGCAGTTCTCTCCGCCCTGGCCACGTTCAGAATCCTACAGGAGCCCATCTACAACCTCCCGGAACTGGTCGCCATGATCACACAAACAAAGGTATCGATCGACAGAATCCATAGCTTGATGAAAGAAGAGGAGCAGAAGCAGTTGAGTCCGAGCCGCAGCACACAGGCCTCGGACATGGCTGTGGAAATCACGCCTGGTGTGTACAGCTGGGAAGCTGACTCGAGCCTGAAGAAGCCGACGCTCAAGATCGAGAACAAGATTCGGATCATGAGAGGAGAAAAGGTGGCGGTGTGCGGGACTGTCGGATCAGGCAAATCCAGTTTCCTTTGCAGCATCATGGGGGAGGTTCCGAGAAGTAGCGGCGGGCGGATGACTGTTCTCGGTGCAACAGCCTACGTTCCACAGAGCGCTTGGATCCAAACTGGGACAGTCCAGGAGAATGTATTGTTTGGGAAGGCGATGGATAGGAGATGGTATCAGGAAGTGGTGGAGGCTTGTGCTTTGGACAGAGACATCGGAATGTGGGGTGACAAGGACCTGACTGTGGTAGGAGAGAGGGGTATGAATCTGAGCGGAGGGCAGAAGCAGAGGATTCAGCTGGCCAGAGCCATCTACAACAATTCAGACATCTATCTCTTGGATGATCCTTTCAGTGCTGTTGATGCACACACTGGCACACACCTCTTCAAG GAATGTTTGATGAACCTGTTGTCCTGTAAGACTGTCATTTATTGCACTCATCAACTGGAATTCTTACATGCAGCAGATCTTATTCTG gtaatgagagatggaaaggtgGTTCAATCTGGCAAGTACGAAGAACTGATGGAGGACACTAGTGGGGAGCTTGTGCAGCAAATGGCTGCATATGATCAGTCTTTATGCCAAGTCAATCCGTCAAAAGAGAAGGATTTATCGATGAGCACACGACACAGGATGAAGCAAAAGGATCTTAGAGAACTAGAACACTATGATCGAATCGGAATCTCCGAACTGTCAGAGAGATCATGCGAAGAAGAAAGGGAATCCGGACAGGTGAAATGGCATGTCTACCACACCTTTGTGACTTCAGCCTACAAAGGAGCTCTTGTTCCGGTGCTACTGCTCTGCCAAGTTCTCTTCCAGGGTCTCCAGATGAGCAGCAACTACTGGATTGCCTGGGCAACCGAGAAGGAGGATCGAGTCAGCCGAGAGAATTTGATTGGAGTTTTCATCCTACTATCTGCCAGTAGCTCAGTGTTCGTATTGGGAAGAGCGGTTTTGCTCACGACGATCGCGATCAAAACAGCTCAAAAGCTTTTTCTTGGAATGGTGACAAGCATTACGAGAGCACCAATGTCGTTTTTCGACTCAACACCTTCCAGTAGAATCCTCAACAGG TCATCAACAGACCAAAGCATTGTGGACACAGACATTCCATACAGATTAGCAGGATTGGCTTTTGCACTTGTTCAGCTCCTGTGTATCATTGTTCTCATGTCTCAAGTGGCCTGGCCAGTGTTCATCCTCTTCATCGTCACAGTTGCAGTCTCCGTCTGGTATCAG AATTACTACGTCAGTTCTGCAAGAGAACTAGCAAGAATGGTGGGAATCCGAAAAGCTCCCATCCTCCACCATTTCTCGGAATCACTTGCGGGAGCCATCACCATCCGCTGCTTCAACCAGCAGAGGCGCTTCTCCAAGAAGAACCTCTCCTTGATCGATGACTACTCCCGAATCACCTTCCACAACTCTGCAACCATGGAGTGGCTGTCGGTTCGAATCAACTTCCTCTTCAACCTCAAGTTCTTTGCCATGTTAACCATCCTAGTCTCCGTGCCGAGGAATGCCATCGATCCAA GCCTTGCGGGACTAGCCGCGACGTACGGATTGAACCTAAGTGTGCTGCAGGCGTGGGTTATATGGAACCTCTGCAACGTAGAGAACAAGATGATCTCGGTGGAGAGGATTCTGCGGTTCTCAGGCATACCCAGCGAGGCACCCCTGGTGATCGAGGATTGCAGACCAGAACAAGGTTGGCCTACGTCTGGAACCATCGAGCTCCACAATCTCCATGTCCGATACGGCCCTGCTCTTCCCATGATCTTGAAGGGTGTCAGCTGCAGCTTCCCTGGAGGGAAGAGGGTTGGAGTTGTGGGCAGGACAGGAAGTGGCAAGTCCACACTCATCCAATCTCTGTTCAGAGTGGTAGAACCATCACTGGGGAAGATCGTGATCGATGGCGTAGATATTAGTCGGATCGGACTGCATGACTTGAGATCCAAACTGAGCATAATACCACAAGATCCAACACTTTTCCAAGGAACAGTGAGGACAAACTTGGATCCCCTGCAGCAGCATTCCGACCTGGAAATCTGGGAG GCACTCTACAAATGCCAGCTTGGAGAGGTGGTGAAACAAGACCAGAGGCTGCTCGATGCACCAG TTGCAGAAGATGGGGAGAACTGGAGTGTAGGGCAGAGGCAGCTGGTTTGCCTGGCGCGAGTGTTGCTGAAGAGGAGGAGGATACTGGTGCTGGATGAGGCCACAGCTTCGGTAGACACCGCAACAGATAACTTTGCGCAGAAGACCATAAGAGAGGAGACCGGTGACTGCACTGTCATCACAGTGGCACACCGAATACCCACCGTCATCGACAGTGATCTCGTCCTGGTGCTTGATGAAGGTACAAAGACAAGTCTCTTAGGTACTCATTGGATTCTGTGGGTAATGCTTCTGGTGGGTGCAGGGAAGATAGTGGAGTTCAGTTCCCCTCAGAAACTTATGAGAGATGAATCATCAGCTTTCTCAAGGTTGGTGATGGAGTTCCTGGGGAGATCTAACAGTGATCACCATGACTTCCTACTTGAATGA
- the LOC103993474 gene encoding putative ABC transporter C family member 15 isoform X2 — MSISSDLPIHLNGVPIVFYTSSCRPCRVASSFRLSLLLCFSAPFMSSSKPNPELEQSLLPQEDDCLSGDYFSIAGFWSRLTFRWLNPVFANGRAERLELRHIPGVPRSETAETSLCLLQESLRQQKLESASLPRAIIRAVWRSLALNAVFAGLNTLSSYLGPFLITNFVEFVSGKDSGHGRYYGYVLASLFFVAKTVESLTQRQWYFGARRIGIRVRAALMAAIYEKCLAIQHSGSSTGKLINFLDVDVERIGDFFWYVHGIWLLPVQVSLALLILHRNLGAPASFAALAATALVMVSNTPLANSQERLHSKIMEAKDARIKATAETLKCMRILKLHSWETAYLNKLLQLRDVERSWLRRYLYTCSAIAFLFWASPILVSVISFGVCILMGTPLTAGAVLSALATFRILQEPIYNLPELVAMITQTKVSIDRIHSLMKEEEQKQLSPSRSTQASDMAVEITPGVYSWEADSSLKKPTLKIENKIRIMRGEKVAVCGTVGSGKSSFLCSIMGEVPRSSGGRMTVLGATAYVPQSAWIQTGTVQENVLFGKAMDRRWYQEVVEACALDRDIGMWGDKDLTVVGERGMNLSGGQKQRIQLARAIYNNSDIYLLDDPFSAVDAHTGTHLFKECLMNLLSCKTVIYCTHQLEFLHAADLILVMRDGKVVQSGKYEELMEDTSGELVQQMAAYDQSLCQVNPSKEKDLSMSTRHRMKQKDLRELEHYDRIGISELSERSCEEERESGQVKWHVYHTFVTSAYKGALVPVLLLCQVLFQGLQMSSNYWIAWATEKEDRVSRENLIGVFILLSASSSVFVLGRAVLLTTIAIKTAQKLFLGMVTSITRAPMSFFDSTPSSRILNRSSTDQSIVDTDIPYRLAGLAFALVQLLCIIVLMSQVAWPVFILFIVTVAVSVWYQNYYVSSARELARMVGIRKAPILHHFSESLAGAITIRCFNQQRRFSKKNLSLIDDYSRITFHNSATMEWLSVRINFLFNLKFFAMLTILVSVPRNAIDPSLAGLAATYGLNLSVLQAWVIWNLCNVENKMISVERILRFSGIPSEAPLVIEDCRPEQGWPTSGTIELHNLHVRYGPALPMILKGVSCSFPGGKRVGVVGRTGSGKSTLIQSLFRVVEPSLGKIVIDGVDISRIGLHDLRSKLSIIPQDPTLFQGTVRTNLDPLQQHSDLEIWEALYKCQLGEVVKQDQRLLDAPVAEDGENWSVGQRQLVCLARVLLKRRRILVLDEATASVDTATDNFAQKTIREETGDCTVITVAHRIPTVIDSDLVLVLDEGKIVEFSSPQKLMRDESSAFSRLVMEFLGRSNSDHHDFLLE; from the exons ATGTCCATCTCCTCCGATCTCCCTATCCATTTGAACGGAGTACCCATTGTCTTCTATACTTCCAGCTGCAGACCTTGTCGAGTTGCCTCTTCCTTTCGTCTATCTCTTCTCCTCTGCTTCAGCGCCCCTTTCATGAGTTCCTCCAAGCCTAATCCTGAACTGGAACAGTCTCTGCTGCCCCAAGAAGACGACTGCCTCAGTGGAGATTACTTCTCCATAGCTGGGTTCTGGAGCCGCCTCACCTTTCGGTGGTTGAATCCAGTCTTCGCAAACGGCCGAGCAGAGAGGCTCGAGCTCCGGCACATTCCCGGCGTTCCTCGATCCGAGACCGCCGAAACCTCCCTCTGCCTGCTGCAAGAATCGCTTCGCCAACAAAAGCTTGAATCAGCTTCGCTTCCCAGAGCCATTATTCGTGCTGTTTGGAGGTCATTAGCCTTGAATGCGGTGTTTGCAG GCCTCAACACCTTGTCTTCCTACCTCGGTCCTTTCCTGATCACCAACTTCGTGGAATTCGTCTCCGGGAAGGATTCCGGTCATGGACGCTACTACGGGTACGTACTGGCTTCTCTGTTCTTCGTCGCGAAGACGGTGGAGTCACTGACCCAACGTCAGTGGTACTTCGGTGCACGTCGAATTGGCATCCGAGTTCGAGCAGCTCTCATGGCTGCCATCTACGAGAAGTGTCTTGCGATCCAGCACTCAGGCAGCAGCACAGGCAAGCTCATCAACTTCCTCGACGTGGACGTGGAAAGAATCGGTGACTTCTTTTGGTACGTGCACGGCATTTGGCTGCTGCCGGTCCAAGTCTCCTTGGCTCTGCTCATCCTTCACAGAAACCTCGGCGCACCAGCCTCCTTCGCGGCGCTCGCCGCCACAGCCCTGGTGATGGTGAGCAACACACCGCTGGCGAACTCGCAAGAGCGGCTCCACTCCAAGATCATGGAAGCGAAGGACGCGAGGATCAAAGCCACCGCAGAGACGCTGAAATGCATGAGGATTCTGAAGCTTCATTCCTGGGAAACAGCCTACTTGAACAAGCTGCTCCAACTCAGAGACGTGGAGAGGAGCTGGCTCAGGAGATATCTCTACACATGCTCTGCCATCGCCTTCCTGTTCTGGGCATCCCCGATCTTGGTTTCAGTCATCTCCTTCGGCGTCTGCATCCTCATGGGCACGCCACTGACTGCCGGCGCAGTTCTCTCCGCCCTGGCCACGTTCAGAATCCTACAGGAGCCCATCTACAACCTCCCGGAACTGGTCGCCATGATCACACAAACAAAGGTATCGATCGACAGAATCCATAGCTTGATGAAAGAAGAGGAGCAGAAGCAGTTGAGTCCGAGCCGCAGCACACAGGCCTCGGACATGGCTGTGGAAATCACGCCTGGTGTGTACAGCTGGGAAGCTGACTCGAGCCTGAAGAAGCCGACGCTCAAGATCGAGAACAAGATTCGGATCATGAGAGGAGAAAAGGTGGCGGTGTGCGGGACTGTCGGATCAGGCAAATCCAGTTTCCTTTGCAGCATCATGGGGGAGGTTCCGAGAAGTAGCGGCGGGCGGATGACTGTTCTCGGTGCAACAGCCTACGTTCCACAGAGCGCTTGGATCCAAACTGGGACAGTCCAGGAGAATGTATTGTTTGGGAAGGCGATGGATAGGAGATGGTATCAGGAAGTGGTGGAGGCTTGTGCTTTGGACAGAGACATCGGAATGTGGGGTGACAAGGACCTGACTGTGGTAGGAGAGAGGGGTATGAATCTGAGCGGAGGGCAGAAGCAGAGGATTCAGCTGGCCAGAGCCATCTACAACAATTCAGACATCTATCTCTTGGATGATCCTTTCAGTGCTGTTGATGCACACACTGGCACACACCTCTTCAAG GAATGTTTGATGAACCTGTTGTCCTGTAAGACTGTCATTTATTGCACTCATCAACTGGAATTCTTACATGCAGCAGATCTTATTCTG gtaatgagagatggaaaggtgGTTCAATCTGGCAAGTACGAAGAACTGATGGAGGACACTAGTGGGGAGCTTGTGCAGCAAATGGCTGCATATGATCAGTCTTTATGCCAAGTCAATCCGTCAAAAGAGAAGGATTTATCGATGAGCACACGACACAGGATGAAGCAAAAGGATCTTAGAGAACTAGAACACTATGATCGAATCGGAATCTCCGAACTGTCAGAGAGATCATGCGAAGAAGAAAGGGAATCCGGACAGGTGAAATGGCATGTCTACCACACCTTTGTGACTTCAGCCTACAAAGGAGCTCTTGTTCCGGTGCTACTGCTCTGCCAAGTTCTCTTCCAGGGTCTCCAGATGAGCAGCAACTACTGGATTGCCTGGGCAACCGAGAAGGAGGATCGAGTCAGCCGAGAGAATTTGATTGGAGTTTTCATCCTACTATCTGCCAGTAGCTCAGTGTTCGTATTGGGAAGAGCGGTTTTGCTCACGACGATCGCGATCAAAACAGCTCAAAAGCTTTTTCTTGGAATGGTGACAAGCATTACGAGAGCACCAATGTCGTTTTTCGACTCAACACCTTCCAGTAGAATCCTCAACAGG TCATCAACAGACCAAAGCATTGTGGACACAGACATTCCATACAGATTAGCAGGATTGGCTTTTGCACTTGTTCAGCTCCTGTGTATCATTGTTCTCATGTCTCAAGTGGCCTGGCCAGTGTTCATCCTCTTCATCGTCACAGTTGCAGTCTCCGTCTGGTATCAG AATTACTACGTCAGTTCTGCAAGAGAACTAGCAAGAATGGTGGGAATCCGAAAAGCTCCCATCCTCCACCATTTCTCGGAATCACTTGCGGGAGCCATCACCATCCGCTGCTTCAACCAGCAGAGGCGCTTCTCCAAGAAGAACCTCTCCTTGATCGATGACTACTCCCGAATCACCTTCCACAACTCTGCAACCATGGAGTGGCTGTCGGTTCGAATCAACTTCCTCTTCAACCTCAAGTTCTTTGCCATGTTAACCATCCTAGTCTCCGTGCCGAGGAATGCCATCGATCCAA GCCTTGCGGGACTAGCCGCGACGTACGGATTGAACCTAAGTGTGCTGCAGGCGTGGGTTATATGGAACCTCTGCAACGTAGAGAACAAGATGATCTCGGTGGAGAGGATTCTGCGGTTCTCAGGCATACCCAGCGAGGCACCCCTGGTGATCGAGGATTGCAGACCAGAACAAGGTTGGCCTACGTCTGGAACCATCGAGCTCCACAATCTCCATGTCCGATACGGCCCTGCTCTTCCCATGATCTTGAAGGGTGTCAGCTGCAGCTTCCCTGGAGGGAAGAGGGTTGGAGTTGTGGGCAGGACAGGAAGTGGCAAGTCCACACTCATCCAATCTCTGTTCAGAGTGGTAGAACCATCACTGGGGAAGATCGTGATCGATGGCGTAGATATTAGTCGGATCGGACTGCATGACTTGAGATCCAAACTGAGCATAATACCACAAGATCCAACACTTTTCCAAGGAACAGTGAGGACAAACTTGGATCCCCTGCAGCAGCATTCCGACCTGGAAATCTGGGAG GCACTCTACAAATGCCAGCTTGGAGAGGTGGTGAAACAAGACCAGAGGCTGCTCGATGCACCAG TTGCAGAAGATGGGGAGAACTGGAGTGTAGGGCAGAGGCAGCTGGTTTGCCTGGCGCGAGTGTTGCTGAAGAGGAGGAGGATACTGGTGCTGGATGAGGCCACAGCTTCGGTAGACACCGCAACAGATAACTTTGCGCAGAAGACCATAAGAGAGGAGACCGGTGACTGCACTGTCATCACAGTGGCACACCGAATACCCACCGTCATCGACAGTGATCTCGTCCTGGTGCTTGATGAAG GGAAGATAGTGGAGTTCAGTTCCCCTCAGAAACTTATGAGAGATGAATCATCAGCTTTCTCAAGGTTGGTGATGGAGTTCCTGGGGAGATCTAACAGTGATCACCATGACTTCCTACTTGAATGA